A DNA window from Novosphingobium sp. RL4 contains the following coding sequences:
- a CDS encoding chloride channel protein, translating into MISSRLLPRRVRVVLRRHGPEALVWRRRVAIVGGAVLVGLVALVFAEMADRANALFHILARDWWWAPLLATPAGFAAIAWLTQRFAPLARGSGIPQVMAATKNPEAAMSTLVSARAAIAKFFLTVGGLLVGASVGREGPTVQIAAAIMGRMHRILRVPLRSSVYIAGGAAGVAAAFNTPLAGVAFAIEELAAAYEQRMTLLVMAAVLIAGMVSLGIAGDYIYFGAMRQTLGFQQALVVTPVAGILGGMAGGGFSRLMLASGTSAMRPMVWLRARPVLFAAGCGIVVAVLGVSTGLTWGTGYDTAHGIIAGQDVPLWFGAAKFATTLATAVSGIPGGIFAPSLSIGAGIGDLLRGIFPDYPPGAIVLLGMVAYFTGVVRAPLTAVIIISETTASRGLMMPLLAAALIGDFAAQLVSKEKLYHGLSQRFLQKGA; encoded by the coding sequence ATGATATCCAGCCGCCTGTTGCCTCGCCGTGTCCGCGTCGTCCTGCGCCGCCACGGTCCCGAAGCGCTGGTCTGGCGGAGAAGGGTGGCGATCGTCGGCGGCGCCGTGCTGGTCGGGCTGGTGGCCCTGGTGTTCGCCGAAATGGCCGACCGGGCGAATGCGCTGTTCCATATCCTCGCGCGGGACTGGTGGTGGGCGCCGCTGCTGGCCACGCCCGCCGGATTTGCCGCCATCGCCTGGCTGACCCAGCGCTTCGCACCGCTGGCCAGAGGTTCGGGAATTCCGCAGGTCATGGCGGCCACGAAGAATCCCGAAGCGGCGATGTCGACGCTGGTTTCCGCGCGGGCCGCCATCGCCAAGTTCTTTCTGACCGTGGGCGGGCTGCTGGTCGGCGCTTCGGTCGGCCGCGAAGGGCCCACCGTCCAGATCGCCGCCGCCATCATGGGCCGCATGCACCGCATCTTGCGGGTGCCGCTGCGTTCGTCGGTCTATATCGCGGGCGGAGCGGCCGGCGTGGCGGCGGCGTTCAACACGCCGCTGGCGGGCGTCGCCTTTGCGATCGAGGAACTGGCCGCCGCTTACGAGCAGCGCATGACGCTGCTGGTCATGGCCGCAGTGCTCATCGCCGGCATGGTCAGCCTGGGCATCGCAGGCGATTACATCTACTTCGGCGCCATGCGGCAGACCCTTGGGTTCCAGCAGGCGCTTGTCGTGACGCCGGTTGCCGGAATCCTCGGCGGGATGGCGGGCGGCGGTTTCTCGCGGTTGATGCTGGCCTCGGGCACGAGCGCGATGCGCCCGATGGTCTGGCTGCGCGCGCGTCCGGTGCTGTTCGCTGCGGGCTGCGGTATCGTCGTCGCGGTCCTTGGCGTCTCGACCGGGCTGACCTGGGGGACCGGGTACGATACCGCCCATGGAATCATCGCCGGTCAGGACGTGCCCCTCTGGTTCGGCGCGGCGAAGTTCGCGACCACTCTGGCGACGGCGGTTTCCGGCATTCCCGGCGGCATTTTCGCCCCGTCGCTGTCCATCGGCGCCGGGATCGGTGACCTGCTGCGCGGCATCTTTCCCGACTATCCCCCCGGCGCGATCGTGCTTCTGGGCATGGTGGCCTATTTCACCGGCGTGGTCCGCGCGCCGTTGACGGCGGTCATCATCATCTCGGAGACGACGGCCAGTCGCGGGCTGATGATGCCCTTGCTGGCCGCCGCGCTGATCGGAGACTTTGCCGCACAGCTCGTGAGCAAGGAGAAGCTCTACCACGGGCTGTCGCAGCGCTTCCTGCAAAAGGGCGCCTGA
- the infC gene encoding translation initiation factor IF-3, translated as MMTPPVKSGPRYNNMIQSDKVRVIDENGENIGVMYTRQAIEQAAEVGLDLVEVSPNADPPVCKFLDVGKFRYEAQKKANAARKTQKTQEIKEIKMRPNIDDHDYDVKMRNIQRFIGDGDKVKVTLRFRGRELSHQQLGMNLLRRVQEDVADVAKIEAYPRMEGRQMLMVLSPK; from the coding sequence ATGATGACGCCACCGGTCAAGAGCGGACCGCGCTACAATAACATGATCCAGTCGGACAAGGTCCGCGTGATCGACGAAAACGGCGAGAACATCGGCGTGATGTACACGCGCCAGGCGATCGAGCAGGCGGCCGAAGTCGGCCTTGACCTGGTCGAAGTCTCGCCCAACGCGGACCCGCCGGTGTGCAAGTTCCTGGATGTCGGCAAGTTCCGGTATGAGGCCCAGAAAAAGGCCAATGCCGCGCGCAAGACCCAGAAGACGCAGGAGATCAAGGAGATCAAGATGCGTCCGAACATCGACGATCACGACTATGACGTGAAGATGCGCAATATCCAGCGCTTCATCGGCGATGGCGACAAGGTGAAGGTGACCCTGCGTTTCCGCGGCCGTGAACTTTCGCACCAGCAGCTCGGCATGAACCTGCTGCGCCGCGTGCAGGAAGATGTCGCGGACGTCGCGAAGATCGAGGCTTATCCGCGCATGGAAGGCCGCCAGATGCTCATGGTGCTTTCGCCCAAGTAA
- the pdeM gene encoding ligase-associated DNA damage response endonuclease PdeM — MVPFSFCTQELRLVPTPAGFAAGRGAALYWPREQALLVADLHLEKASYYARGGQMLPPYDSRETLERLALAVRQTGARRVFALGDNFHDSKGTERLEPHAAGMLSALTRALDWVWITGNHDPHLGSEAGGTRVEEIAVEGIMLRHEALPGTTEPELSGHFHPRLVVHARGRRIARPCVVHSGNRLILPAFGALTGGMDAADPAILKALQPAREIDALVAAKDQLLRYPLWRSAA; from the coding sequence ATGGTTCCCTTTTCGTTCTGCACGCAGGAATTGCGTCTGGTCCCCACGCCGGCGGGATTCGCGGCCGGACGCGGCGCGGCGCTCTACTGGCCGCGCGAACAGGCCCTGCTCGTTGCCGACCTGCACCTCGAAAAGGCCAGCTATTATGCCAGGGGCGGGCAGATGCTCCCCCCGTATGACAGCCGCGAAACGCTGGAGCGCCTTGCCCTTGCCGTGCGGCAGACAGGCGCCCGGCGGGTCTTTGCGCTTGGGGACAACTTTCATGACAGCAAGGGAACGGAGCGGCTCGAACCGCACGCCGCCGGGATGCTGTCGGCGCTGACCCGCGCGCTGGACTGGGTGTGGATCACCGGCAACCACGATCCGCACCTCGGCAGCGAAGCCGGCGGCACGCGGGTGGAGGAGATCGCCGTGGAAGGAATCATGCTGCGCCATGAAGCCCTGCCGGGAACCACCGAACCCGAGCTTTCCGGCCATTTCCACCCCCGTCTGGTGGTTCACGCAAGGGGCCGCCGCATCGCCCGCCCCTGCGTGGTGCATAGCGGCAACCGCCTGATCCTGCCCGCTTTCGGCGCGCTCACCGGCGGCATGGACGCGGCCGATCCGGCTATCCTGAAAGCGCTGCAACCGGCACGGGAAATAGACGCACTGGTGGCCGCGAAGGACCAGCTTCTGCGCTACCCCCTATGGCGATCCGCAGCCTGA